The proteins below are encoded in one region of Sphingobacterium sp. R2:
- a CDS encoding glycoside hydrolase family 130 protein, translating into MHKPVQVERKDIYFKPDKKRVLARFFFLGDDRTIKVIKRILSLKESQRKEVFGQVLRSYTKRHRSIVHIFERNFDRVSHLLAKIPFSREKLSHIDKLLIGSYFTMEYSIESAALFNPSIIEHPDQTELFKGEKRVILSFRATGEGHVSSIVFRSGTLDVNNNIHIDYVGSLLDKPIQVKNHRYHKESFLKKMNELHADPTEVKSKLEAKLTDTFTYEELKRYIDEVRHDSEENLENVTFLQQAFWLASSHYEMTFSWDTSISERVIFPLADTEKRGIEDARFVQFKDEKGESVYYATYTAYDGFSILPKLLTTKDFYHFKVKPIYGEIANKGAALFPRKINGRYAMLCRIDGENNYIAYSNNINIWQETAIRIQEPEYPYEFVQIGNCGSPIETQYGWLILTHAVGPMREYVLGASLLDLDNPHVEIGRLHSPLMTPNDEEREGYVPNVIYSCGAIVHNDYLILPYAMSDYESTYATIKLEDLLLAILNPDRYL; encoded by the coding sequence AGCGGAAAGAAGTCTTTGGGCAGGTCCTGCGGAGCTATACGAAAAGGCATCGGAGTATTGTTCATATCTTTGAACGAAATTTTGACCGGGTAAGCCACTTATTAGCAAAGATTCCTTTTTCAAGAGAGAAACTAAGTCATATTGACAAGTTACTGATTGGCTCTTACTTTACCATGGAGTATTCGATAGAGTCTGCGGCGTTGTTCAATCCGTCCATCATAGAACATCCGGACCAGACAGAATTGTTTAAAGGGGAAAAACGTGTTATTCTAAGTTTCAGGGCCACTGGCGAAGGCCATGTCTCTTCCATTGTTTTTCGCTCGGGCACATTGGATGTTAACAATAATATTCATATTGACTATGTCGGTAGTTTATTGGACAAACCTATTCAGGTCAAAAATCATCGTTATCATAAGGAATCTTTCTTAAAGAAAATGAATGAGCTACATGCCGATCCCACTGAAGTAAAGTCTAAACTGGAGGCAAAACTGACAGATACCTTTACTTACGAGGAATTGAAGCGGTATATTGATGAAGTGCGCCATGATAGCGAGGAAAACCTTGAAAATGTGACATTTTTACAGCAGGCATTCTGGCTCGCTTCCTCGCATTATGAAATGACATTCTCCTGGGACACTTCTATTTCAGAACGCGTGATATTTCCGCTCGCTGACACCGAAAAAAGAGGTATTGAAGATGCCCGGTTTGTGCAGTTCAAAGATGAGAAGGGTGAGAGCGTATATTATGCAACCTATACCGCCTATGACGGATTTAGCATTCTCCCTAAGCTATTGACCACAAAAGATTTTTACCATTTTAAAGTGAAACCTATCTATGGTGAAATCGCCAATAAGGGTGCCGCATTATTTCCACGAAAAATAAACGGACGATATGCCATGCTCTGCCGCATCGACGGTGAGAACAATTATATTGCTTACTCTAATAATATTAATATATGGCAGGAAACGGCAATCCGCATTCAAGAGCCCGAATATCCATACGAATTTGTGCAGATTGGTAATTGCGGGTCGCCAATAGAAACACAATATGGCTGGCTGATCCTTACCCATGCCGTAGGGCCAATGCGTGAGTATGTTTTGGGGGCCTCCCTTTTGGATCTGGATAACCCCCATGTTGAAATTGGTCGCCTACATAGCCCCTTGATGACACCAAATGATGAAGAACGAGAAGGATACGTACCTAACGTCATTTATTCTTGTGGAGCGATTGTACACAATGACTACCTCATTTTACCGTATGCAATGTCTGATTATGAGTCCACTTACGCAACTATCAAACTCGAAGATTTACTACTCGCTATCTTAAACCCTGATCGGTATCTTTAA